The Amycolatopsis jiangsuensis nucleotide sequence TCTGGCTCGTGACGATCGCGAACGTGGTGTCCGTCCCGGCCGGGTTCGCGCTGGCCGTCCTCGCCGACCGGCACGGCCGCCGTATCCAGCTCCGACTGGGCGCGGTCGCCGCGATCGTGCTGGTGATCCCGGCTTACCTCCTGGTCGGCACGGGCAACCTGGTGGCGGTGGTGGCGGCGCTGCTGATCCTGCTGCTGGCGGTGACCCTGCTGAGCACGGGCGCGATCTCCGTACTGGAGCTGTACCCGACGAACGTGCGCTTCAGCGGAACGGCGTTGCCCTACAACGTCGCCTACGCGATCTTCGGGGGAACCGCCCCGCTGGTCAGCCAGCTGCTGGTGGACGGAACCGGAAGCCTTGTCGCGCCGGCGATCTACGCCAGCGTGGTCGCGTTGATCGCGCTCCCGCTGCTGCTGCGCATTCCCGAGACGCGCGGCACCAGCCTGCTGCGCTGAGGCCGGTGCCGGCCCTGACCGCCGCGGTGGTCAGGGCCATTCCGGTGCCGGATGGGGCAGCGCCGTGGCGCCCTCGGGACTCAACCCGTCCACGATGATGCCGAGGTAGCGCCGCCACAGGTCCGGATGCGGAGTCGGCGAAAACCCGGCCGCGTGCACCGGAGCGCAGATCAGCAGGAACACGTCGGCCCCGGTGAGATCCGGCCGGACGGCGCCCGCTTCGCGGGCTCGCTCGACCAGCACTTCGATGCTGGTGTGGAGCTGGTTGCGCAGCTCGGTCACCCTCGAGTCGCCCTCGCTGATCGTCTGCAGGGCGGTCAGGTCCTGGTTCAGCCCGTCCGCGGCCACGGTGAGGAACTCCCGCAGCGCCGCACCCGGATCGGCCGAGTCCAGGAGTCCGCGCGCGACGGCGATGAGCGCGGCGAAGTGGCCGCCGACGATCGCCGCGACCAGCTCCTCCTTCGTGGCGAAGTGGCGGAAGACGGTGCCCTTCGCCACCCCCGCCCGGCGGGCGATGTCGGCGATCGAGGCGTCCGGCCCCTGCTCGGCGAAAACCTCCTCGGCCGCGGCCAGCAGCAGTTCACGGTTGCGTGCCGCGTCCGCACGCAGCGAGGGACCGGGTGTCGTCACAGTCCCCAGCCTAACAAGTTGACCGCGCGGTCATGTTGTGGTTCTCTGGTCGAGTCAACCTGACCGCACGGTCATCTTATGCCGGAGTCTTCTCCGGCCCGGTTTTCGGGAGAAACATCCATGGAACTGCGTGGCGCCACTGCTCTGGTCACCGGCGCGAACCGCGGAATCGGCCACCATTTCGCCGTCGAACTGCTGCGGCGCGGGGCGAAGGTGTACGCCACCGCCCGCCGTCCCGAACTCGTCGACGTCCCCGGTGCCGAGGTGCTGCGTCTGGACATCACCGACCAGGCCTCCGTCGACGCCGTCGCCGAGGTCGCCACCGATGTCGACGTCCTGGTCAACAATGCCGCGTCCACAGCGGGCGGGAGCCTCGTCACCGGTGACCTCGACGCGATCCGGGAGGTGATGGACTCGAACTACTACGGCACCCTCGCGATGATCCGGGCGTTCGCCCCCGTACTGGCGCACAACGGCGGCGGGGCCGTCCTCAACGTGCTGTCCGCGGTGGCCTGGACCACGGTCGCGGGCAACACCGCCTACGCCGCCGCGAAATCCGCCGAATGGGGCCTGACCAACGGGGTCCGGATCGAACTCGCCGACCAGGGCACGCTCGTCGCCGCGTTGGTTCCCGGACTCGTGGCGACCGAGACACTGCGTGACTTCGCGGCCGGCGCCGGAGTCACCCTCCCGGAGGGCGTCCTGAACGACCCAGCCGACCTCGTGCGCCTCGCCCTGGACGGAATCGAGGCCGGTGAGGTCGAAATCCTCGACCGCCTCGCGTCCGAGGCGAAAGCCACCCTCAGCGGTGCACCACAAACCTTCGATCTGGCCGCGGTCGCCGGCGCGTGACGCGGCGACCGTCAGCCGGGCGACGTTCGTCAACCGGGGCGTCGGCAAGAGGCGACGTTTGTCGTCCGCATTCGGCGGGGGAGGTGCGGCACCATCGGGTGGAACGACGGGCCGTTCTGCGGAGGAGACCATTCAATGACGACTGGGCATGCCGAATTCGACCGATTCATCGACGGTTTCGGCGAATTGGTGACCGGTGGCGCGATCCTGCCCGCCTGGTCGCCGGACGGGAAGGCGCTCGCCTTTCTCGACGGGACGCCGGAAAACCGCACCGGCCGCCTGGTCGATCTCGAGTCCGGGGAGAACCGGCCGCTGTTCGCGGACGTCGCGGTGCTGCGTGACGCGGTTCGCGCGGCCACCGGGCAAACCCCGCCCGGCCGCGGAGTGCCGTTCGAGCACATCGGCTTCGCGGGGCCGCGGACGCTGGTCGCGGTCGTCGGCACTGCCCGGCTGACGGTCGACCTCGACAGCGGCGAGGTCGTCAAGCTACCAGCGGAAAGCCCGGACGACGTCCACTTCGGACATGCGGACAGCGTGCGTCGGGATCCGCAGAAGTTCTTGCGCACCATGCCGTTGACGGATCCGACGCCCGCACGGGAACTCGTGTCGCCGGACGGAAGTGTGTTCGCTTCGACCGTCGATGGCAACGTCGTGCTGCGCGCGGTCGCGGACAACCGGACGGTTCCGCTGACCACGGACGGGACGCCCGAGCACGAGTACCGCTTCGACCTGGTGGATCCGATGTTGGCCATGCTGGGCTTGGGTTTCCCGGTGTGCAACTGGTCGCCGGACGGTTCGCGCTTCGCCGTCCACCGGGTGGACAACCGCGGCGTGCACCAGTCTCCGCAGGTGCACAACCTCAAGCGGGAAGACGAGGTGGTGAATCGGTACCACGCTCAGGCCGGAGGCCGGCTCGAACGCACCACGCTGCACGTGCTCGACGTCTACGGCCACGATCCCGTGCAGCTCGATCTCGGCGACACGACCGACATCTACCCGGTGCACGCGGCGTGGCTTCCCGACGGCGCGCAGCTGGTGGTCTTCCTGATGAGCCGGGATTGCCGCCGCGCCGAGGTCCTGCTCGCCGACGCGGTGACCGGCGCGACGCGGTCGTTGTTCACCGAGGAGAGCGAGACCTTCGTCCGCATTCACCACGACGTGTACTTCGGCAAGAAGATCGGGCTGTTCCTGACTCCGGACGGCACCCGGCTGCTGTGGTTGTCCGAGCGTTCCGGCTGGAAGCAGCTGTACCTCTACGACCTCGACGGCACTTTGATCCGGCAGCTGACCGACGGGGAGTGGCCGGTCGATTACGTGCACCGGGTCGACGGCGAATACGCCTACTTCACCGCGCATCTCGACCAGGATCGGCCCTACGACGTGCACTTGGCGCGAGTCCCGCTCGCCGGTGGCCCGGTCGAGCAGCTCTCGGAGCAGCCGGGCGTGCACTCCGCGATGTTCGCCCCGCACGGTGAGGTCTTCGTGGACACATGGTCGACGCCCGCCGAAGCTCCGCGCAGTGTCCTGCGGCGATCGGATGGCTCACTGGTCTGTGAACTGTCCGCTGCGGACACTTCGCGACTGAACTGGGTACCGCCGCGGGAGTTCACCGCCATCGCCGCGGACGGGGAGACCGAGCTGTGGGGCACGCTGTTCTTTCCGGTGGATTTCGACGAGACAAAGCAGTACCCGTTGATCGAGCACGTTTACGGCGGCCCGCAGATCGCGGTGGCACCGCATTCATTCCAGGGAATGTTCACCACCACCGCGCAGGCGCTGGCGCAACTCGGCTACGTCACCTTCGTGGTCGACGGACGGGGCACTCCGGAGCGTTCGAAGGCGTTCCACGATGTGGTGTACCGGGACTGGGCCGGTGGCCTGGTGCCGGATCACGCCGCGGTGGTCGAGCAGCTGAAGGCCCGGTACGCTTTCCTTTCCGAGGCGAAGGTCGGCGTGACCGGGCACAGCTGGGGCGGGTATTCCGCGTTCCGGCTCGCCGCCGAGCGCCCCGACGTGTACACCGCCGCAATCTCCTCGGCGCCAGGCTTCGATCCCTACTCCTCGGTGCTGTACGAGTGCTATCTGGGCTTTCCGCAGACGGACGCCGAGGCGTATCGAGAAGCCGCCCTTTACCCGCTTGCCGACCAGCTGAGTGCGGAGTTCCTGATCGCCTGCGGGACCATCGACCACGCGACCTGGACCGACTCCGTCAAGATGGTCGATGCGCTGATCCGGGCCGGCAAGAAGCACGAGTTCGTACTCCTTTCCGGACAGCCGCACGGCTACACCTCGGTCCACAACAGCTACTTCTGGCGCAAAGCCGCTGACTTCTTCCGCACCCACCTGACGAAGGAGAACCAGTGACCCACCCGGTGCTCGCTCGCGCGGCAGACGAAGCATGGGCACACGTGCTGGCGACCCAGCCGGAGTTCGCGTTGCGCGACAGCCGGCCGGTCGAGCAGCTGCCGCGCGGGTCGATCGAGGAGGCGCAGCGGGAAGCCGCGCTGGGCCGGTCGGTCCGGGCCCGGCTGGCGGGTATCGACGCCACCACGCTGTCCCCGGACGACCGGAACACTCTCGCGCTGCTGAACCATCTGGGCACCGAATGGGGCGCTGCCGAGGAAAGCTGGTGGTGGCAGTTCCCGGTCGCGCCCTATCAGGCTTATGCCCTGGCTTCCTACGGCAGGCAGATCCTGCAGCCCTTTTCGCCGGCCGACGCCGCCGAGGTCGACCGCTATCTCTCGCTGGCCACCGACCTCGCCGGGTGGGCACGCGGCGCGCGGGAAAAGTTGGTCCGCCAAGCGGAACGGGGCTGGGGCGTACCGCAAGCGGCACTCGAAGGCTTCGTCACGACGGTCCGTGGGCACCGCGCCGGTGCCACGCAATGGCTCCGGCCCGGCGAGCTTCCTGAGCTCGGCCAAGCCGATCGTGGCCGGCTGACCGACGGCGTCGAGAAAATCCTCTCCGGTGAAGTCCTGCCTGCGTTCGACGCGTTGCTGGAGTATCTGACCGGGCCGGCGGAGCGCACCGCGGTCGACGGAGTCGGGCTCGCCCAGTATCCCGGAGGGGAGTCCGCTTACCGCCGTCTCGTCGAAAGCTACGCGACGTACGCGATCAGTCCCGAGCAAGTGCACGAACTCGGCCTGGAGCAGGTCGCTCTGCTGGACGAGCAGATGGCCCAGGCGCGCGCGGAGGCCGGATTCGACGGTGGGGAAGGGCAATACCGGAAGGTCTTGGAAGCCGACCCGCGGTTTCACGCGGCGGATCCCGGCGCGGTCGAGGCGGCGTACCGCAAGCACCTCGCCGTGGTGGAACCGGTCGTCGGCCGATGGTTCCGCACGCTGCCGCGGGCCGCGTACGACGTGCAGCGGCTCGACGCGGAGCTCGAGGCGGGCATGTCCTTCGGCTACTACGAGACGCCGACCCCGCAGGTCCCGGTGGGCCGGTACCGCTACAACGGATCGGGGTTGGACACTCGCTCGCAGCTCAACGCCGCACCGCTGATCCTCCACGAGCTCGTTCCGGGGCACCACTTCCACCTCGCCCGACAGGCCGAGGACACCAGCCTGCACCCGATCCGTGGCCGGCTGGCGCCGCTGATGCTCGGCGCCTACACCGAGGGCTGGGGCGAGTACGCGGCTTCGCTCGGGTTCGAAATGGGCGTGTACAACGATCCTTGGGACCGTTACGGGGCATACGTGCACCAGCGGTTCGTGGCGCAGCGGCTGGTCGTGGACACCGGGCTGAACCTGTACGGCTGGTCACGAGAGAAGGCCGGGGAGTTTCTGGCCGCGAAGACGATGGAGTCGCCGCAGCAGGTCCGCACCGAGGTGCTGCGGTACTCCACGGACATGCCCGGCCAGGCCCTGGGCTACCGCCTCGGCTGGTGCAAACTGTGGCAACTGCGCGAACGGGCGGCCGACGCACTGGGCGCGGACTTCGACGTCCGCGACTACCACGAACTGGTCCTGGGCGCCGGTGCGTTGCCGTTCACCGCGGTCGAGGCGAACGTGGAACGGTGGATCACCGGCCACTGACGCCACTGACGCTCATGCGCCGAAACGCGCCGAGCCGGTCAGCCGCGAGGCACGGGTGCCTCGGTCACCAGGATCCGGGCCGACCGGCGTTGCTGCACCGCCTGCATCTGGTCGACGCCCTCGAACTCGTTGCAGAGCAGGAACAACTGCTTGCCGTCCGGGCCGCCGAGGGTGCAGGCGAAGCACGCGGGGTCGGTCTCCACCCGATGGGTGACCTCGCCGCCTTCGAGTACCCGGACACAGGCGCCGGCCGCGGCGTCCGGGTTGCCGGTGTGCGCGGCGGTGTCGGCCGTCTGGACCCAGATGCCCGAGTCCGCGTCCACGCAGATGCCGTCCGGGCCGAGGCCTTCGGCCCACGTCCGGCGGCCGCCGAGTGAGCCGTCCTCGCGGATGTCGAACGCGGTCAGCCGTCCGGCGAACGATTCGGAGACGACCAGCGTGGCGCCGTCCGGGGTGACGACCATGCCGTTGGGGAATTCGAGGCCACCGGCCACCCGCCGGTGACCCCCGTCCGGCTCGACGAGGTCGATCCAGCCGGGTTCCGGCGCCCCGCCACCGAGGAAGTCGAAGTCGAAGCCGTTGATGTACACGCGGCCCCGCGGATCGACCACGATTTCACCGCAGCTGCGCGCGCAGTGCGTCACCTGGGTGCCGTCGGTTTCCTGGCGGGTCAGGGTCGGGCCGGTGGTGAGCATCCGTCCGTCGGGCAGCCAGTCGATCGCCCAGCCCATCTGTTTCGGCCCCTCCGCCATCACCTCGGCCGTACCGTCCGCGTCGACGGCGATGACCTCCCCGGCGCCCCAGTGCGCGAACCACAACCGCTCGTCGTGCCACCGAGCGGATTCGACCATGGCGAAACCGGTGAGCAGAGTCCGCGGCGGAGCCAGGCGTTCGACCATGGCCGACGATCCTACGCCGACCCGAGCGCCACGCGGCCCGAAACGGTGAAACACCGCCGGGACCGGCGCACCTTCTCGCATCAGGCGAGTGCCCCGCCTGCCCGGATCGGCTGCCGGCAGACGGGTCGCCTCCGGACGGTCAGCCGCCGGACGAGGCCATGGCGATGATGGCTCCCCGGGTGCGGGCGATGGCCTGCCGTACGGCGGGGCTGATGTTCTGGCCTTCCGAGATCTCCCGCATCTGTGCCTTGACCTGGCCGCGTTCCCCTTCGGGCACTGCCTTCCGCCACAGTTTTCCGCTGTAGAGCAGACCGATCAGAGCTGCGGTGCGGTCATCCGCCGGCTGTCCTTTCACGACCGTCTCGGCGAGCCGGGCGCGCACCTCCGCCTCGGCCGCGCCTTCCCGCTGGGGATACCGGTGTGTCGGGAACACGCCGAGTACCCGTGCCCGCTCCTGGTGCAGGACCCCGCGTTCCACGAGCGCGGCGATGGCTGCGCGGGAAGCGCTCCGGCGGGTACGGCGCAATGCCTTGGCCACCTTGGTGTTCTTGCCGCGGGTGATCGCCTCCAGCGTCCGGTCCAGGTGCGGGGTGCCGGTCGGGGTGGGCTGCACGACGGTGATCACGTCGTCGTCGCCGACGGTGATTCGTTGTGCGAGCACGAGGTCGACGAGACACGCACCGGCCACGGCGTAGTCGACACCCAGGCGCGACGCGCCAGCCCCCTTCTCGTCGTCGAGTGCGATCAGCACGACTTCCTCGGCGATGGTCAGTTCGGGCACAGGCAAAGTCCTTTCTCGGAGTGACGGAGGTGCGATCAGCGGGCGTCGAATTCCGCCCAGAAACGGCAGTGGTCCTGTGTTGCCAGATCGACCGGATGAATGCCACCGGCACCCGGGGCCAGCGCCTGGACGTACGGCGGATGCGCACCCGGGCGGAACCGTGACCACGACGGGGCGTCCGGCGCCCGCGGGACGCCGGAGGCCGCGAAACCCGCCCAGTAGCCGATCATCCGGTCGGACAGCCGTTGCTGCTCCGGCGTGAACTCCGGCGCCCGGCCCTGGAGGTCGAACAGCGACCACAGGTCTGACGCGTGCTGTGCTCCCATCGGCATTTTCGGCGGCAACGGGGAAAGCAGTGGCGGGGCGGGGTCGGCGAATTCGTACTGGTACACCGGAACACGTCGCGCCAGGTCGCCCGCGGTGCGGTACTGGGTGCACGCCCATTTGCGGTCCGTGGTGAGCGCGGCCCAGGCCAGCGCGGCCGAATCGTAGGCTGCCCGCGGGTATTCGGCCTCGACCGCGGCCCGGTCGGTGCCGAAGGTCTCGCTCATCACCGCCTGGTAGGTCTGTTCGGTCATGGGCTCACCCGCGTCGTAGAACGAGGTGGACTGGGTCATCTCGTCGTGGGTGTTCCCGGACAGCACAGGAACCCGGTGTACCCGTCCACTGTGGACGGCCGTGGCCGGGTCCTCGGGCAGCAGCGGTGTGCCATACGCGGGTTGGATGAACTTCCCGAGCTGTGGCAGCAACGCGTCCACCGGGAGTCCACGCAGGCAGGAAAGGACGGCCGCGTTGTCGGTGCCGGTACAACCGAGTTCGGCCGCGGCCTTGTCGCCCTGGGCTTCGAGCGCGGGCAGCGGTTCGTAGATCGCATCGGCCGGCTGCCCGCGGTACTCGAAGTTGCCGAGCCAGCTCGTCGCGCACGAACCGCTCTGCAACACCGCCTTGTCGAACAGGCCGGTCGCGGCCGGCGAGGTCAGGTGCGCGCAGGCGCTGATCGCACCGGCGGACTGGCCGGCCACCGTGACGTTGCCGGGGTCGCCGCCGAACCGCGCGGCGTTTCGGTGCACCCAAGCCATCGCCGCCTGCTGGTCGCGCAGGCCGAAGGTGCCCGACCCGGGAAGCCCGGGATGGCCGAAGAAGCCGAACACGCCGAGCCGGTAGTTGATCGTCACGACGACCAGGTCCCCGCGTTCGGCCAGCCGGCGTGCGTCGTAGTTGCTGCCGGCGCCCTGGAAGAAGCCACCGCCGTGAATCCACACCACCACCGGCTTGGGTTTCACCGATTCGTGGGACGGTGCGGTGACGTTGAGGTACAGGCAGTCCTCGCTCTTGCTGCCGCTCGGAATCTCGGTCGGGCCCTGGGCGCACGCGGAGCCGGGATGGGTCCCGTCCCGCTCCGCTGTCCAGTGGGCCGCCGGTTTCGGGTCCTGCCAGCGCAACGCGCCGACCGGAGGCGCGGCGTACGGGATTCCTTGAAAAGTCCGTACTCCGCCGGAAACCGTGCCGCGCACCGGCCCACCCTCGGTGTGCACGAGCGCGTCGTCCGGTACCGCGCCGGCGGCCGTGCCGCACCCGCCGATCCCGATTCCGGCCGCGGCGACGAGCGCCAGTGCCGCCTGGTGTTTCCCTCGCATCACGATCAGGTTCCTCCTACTCCGGCCGTCCGGCCAGTTCAGCGAGGACGGCGACCAGTTCCGGCCGGTGGAACGGGCCGACGTGCGGCGCCGCGATGTCGCGTACGTCGGTCGGGTTGTCCGGGGTGAGGCGATCGGCCTCGGCGATGAACCGGTCCTGGAGCGCGGGCGGGATCAACCGGTCCTCGGTGAACCGCACGTACGTGCGCGGAATCCGGCCCCAGGTGTGCGCCTCGCCCCGGGCCTCGGACCGCGGGATGGTGGCGGTCTCATCCGGTTCGAGCACAGCGGCGAGCCGGCGCACGGCGTCGTCGGTGAAGTCGCCCGCCAGACAGCGCTTGATGGCCGACAGGGCAGCCGGGTCCGCCGACCGCCAGTTGAGCCTGCTGACGCCCAACGCCGCCGGATCGCCGACCTTCAGCGCTTCGATCAGGTGCAGCAGGCTCTCGCTGTTCTCCGGGGTTTCCAGGTACGACACCATGTTCGGCAGGTCGACGCAGCAGTACGCGGCGACGTAGACGACCCGCTCGAGCAGTTCGGGTACCGCGTTGCCGACGCGGCTCACGGTGACGCCGCCCTGGCTGGAACCGACCAGGATCACCGGCCCGAGGCGGCGCGCGCGGCGCACCACCCGTACTACGTGGTCGACGTAGTCGTCGATGGTGAAGCCGGCCAGCGGAGAAGGTTCGGTCGCCAGCGCTTCGAGATCCTGCGGCGCCTGGTAAGCGTGGGGGATGAACTGCCGGTCCCCGTGTCCGGGCAGGTCGAGCGCGAGGCACCGGTGCCCGCGCAGGGTCAGCTCGGTGATCAGCCCGGTCCACCCGTAGGCGTTCGCATTGGTGCCGTGGATGAACACCAGCGTCGGTCGCCGCCCCGCACTTTCCTCGGTGGCCATGGGTTTCTCGCTTTCTGGCAGTCGTACGGTGGTCATCGGGCGGGCTCGCGCCACATCGGCCACAGCACCGGGCCGCCGGCCAGGCGAACCGGGGCGCCGAGGTCCGCGAATCCGTGCCGCTGGTAGAGCGCGCGGCTTCGGGCCGAACTGGCTTCGAGGTAGGCGCCGAGCCCGTCGGCGTCCGCTCGCGCCAGCCGGTCGCGCACCATCGCCGAGCCGAGGCCGCCGCCCTGGTGCCCGGTCGCGACGCCCATGCAGAACAGGTAGAGGTGTGGTCTGCCGGCGGGATGCCGCGGTGCCAGCATTCGGCCCAGCTCCCGCAACCGCGAGCCGATCTCCCCGGACGGTGGTTCGACGGTGGCGCCGGACGCGGGGAGGAGGTGCCACACCGCGGCACTGGCAGCGTCGCCGATCAGGTAGGTCTCCGCGGCGGAGTGGGTGAGCTGCTGGAGGTAGAAGCGGGTCTGGAGCCGGACGCGCTGTCGCAGGTCGGGAAAGAGCCAACGGGCGAGGGGGTCACCGGAGAACGCCTCGCTCAGCACGGCCAC carries:
- a CDS encoding DUF885 domain-containing protein, yielding MTHPVLARAADEAWAHVLATQPEFALRDSRPVEQLPRGSIEEAQREAALGRSVRARLAGIDATTLSPDDRNTLALLNHLGTEWGAAEESWWWQFPVAPYQAYALASYGRQILQPFSPADAAEVDRYLSLATDLAGWARGAREKLVRQAERGWGVPQAALEGFVTTVRGHRAGATQWLRPGELPELGQADRGRLTDGVEKILSGEVLPAFDALLEYLTGPAERTAVDGVGLAQYPGGESAYRRLVESYATYAISPEQVHELGLEQVALLDEQMAQARAEAGFDGGEGQYRKVLEADPRFHAADPGAVEAAYRKHLAVVEPVVGRWFRTLPRAAYDVQRLDAELEAGMSFGYYETPTPQVPVGRYRYNGSGLDTRSQLNAAPLILHELVPGHHFHLARQAEDTSLHPIRGRLAPLMLGAYTEGWGEYAASLGFEMGVYNDPWDRYGAYVHQRFVAQRLVVDTGLNLYGWSREKAGEFLAAKTMESPQQVRTEVLRYSTDMPGQALGYRLGWCKLWQLRERAADALGADFDVRDYHELVLGAGALPFTAVEANVERWITGH
- a CDS encoding carboxylesterase/lipase family protein, with the translated sequence MRGKHQAALALVAAAGIGIGGCGTAAGAVPDDALVHTEGGPVRGTVSGGVRTFQGIPYAAPPVGALRWQDPKPAAHWTAERDGTHPGSACAQGPTEIPSGSKSEDCLYLNVTAPSHESVKPKPVVVWIHGGGFFQGAGSNYDARRLAERGDLVVVTINYRLGVFGFFGHPGLPGSGTFGLRDQQAAMAWVHRNAARFGGDPGNVTVAGQSAGAISACAHLTSPAATGLFDKAVLQSGSCATSWLGNFEYRGQPADAIYEPLPALEAQGDKAAAELGCTGTDNAAVLSCLRGLPVDALLPQLGKFIQPAYGTPLLPEDPATAVHSGRVHRVPVLSGNTHDEMTQSTSFYDAGEPMTEQTYQAVMSETFGTDRAAVEAEYPRAAYDSAALAWAALTTDRKWACTQYRTAGDLARRVPVYQYEFADPAPPLLSPLPPKMPMGAQHASDLWSLFDLQGRAPEFTPEQQRLSDRMIGYWAGFAASGVPRAPDAPSWSRFRPGAHPPYVQALAPGAGGIHPVDLATQDHCRFWAEFDAR
- a CDS encoding SDR family NAD(P)-dependent oxidoreductase produces the protein MELRGATALVTGANRGIGHHFAVELLRRGAKVYATARRPELVDVPGAEVLRLDITDQASVDAVAEVATDVDVLVNNAASTAGGSLVTGDLDAIREVMDSNYYGTLAMIRAFAPVLAHNGGGAVLNVLSAVAWTTVAGNTAYAAAKSAEWGLTNGVRIELADQGTLVAALVPGLVATETLRDFAAGAGVTLPEGVLNDPADLVRLALDGIEAGEVEILDRLASEAKATLSGAPQTFDLAAVAGA
- a CDS encoding alpha/beta fold hydrolase, producing the protein MATEESAGRRPTLVFIHGTNANAYGWTGLITELTLRGHRCLALDLPGHGDRQFIPHAYQAPQDLEALATEPSPLAGFTIDDYVDHVVRVVRRARRLGPVILVGSSQGGVTVSRVGNAVPELLERVVYVAAYCCVDLPNMVSYLETPENSESLLHLIEALKVGDPAALGVSRLNWRSADPAALSAIKRCLAGDFTDDAVRRLAAVLEPDETATIPRSEARGEAHTWGRIPRTYVRFTEDRLIPPALQDRFIAEADRLTPDNPTDVRDIAAPHVGPFHRPELVAVLAELAGRPE
- a CDS encoding GOLPH3/VPS74 family protein; the encoded protein is MPELTIAEEVVLIALDDEKGAGASRLGVDYAVAGACLVDLVLAQRITVGDDDVITVVQPTPTGTPHLDRTLEAITRGKNTKVAKALRRTRRSASRAAIAALVERGVLHQERARVLGVFPTHRYPQREGAAEAEVRARLAETVVKGQPADDRTAALIGLLYSGKLWRKAVPEGERGQVKAQMREISEGQNISPAVRQAIARTRGAIIAMASSGG
- a CDS encoding GNAT family N-acetyltransferase yields the protein MSAPIRRARVEDQDAVVAVLSEAFSGDPLARWLFPDLRQRVRLQTRFYLQQLTHSAAETYLIGDAASAAVWHLLPASGATVEPPSGEIGSRLRELGRMLAPRHPAGRPHLYLFCMGVATGHQGGGLGSAMVRDRLARADADGLGAYLEASSARSRALYQRHGFADLGAPVRLAGGPVLWPMWREPAR
- a CDS encoding TetR/AcrR family transcriptional regulator; the protein is MTTPGPSLRADAARNRELLLAAAEEVFAEQGPDASIADIARRAGVAKGTVFRHFATKEELVAAIVGGHFAALIAVARGLLDSADPGAALREFLTVAADGLNQDLTALQTISEGDSRVTELRNQLHTSIEVLVERAREAGAVRPDLTGADVFLLICAPVHAAGFSPTPHPDLWRRYLGIIVDGLSPEGATALPHPAPEWP
- a CDS encoding S9 family peptidase — encoded protein: MTTGHAEFDRFIDGFGELVTGGAILPAWSPDGKALAFLDGTPENRTGRLVDLESGENRPLFADVAVLRDAVRAATGQTPPGRGVPFEHIGFAGPRTLVAVVGTARLTVDLDSGEVVKLPAESPDDVHFGHADSVRRDPQKFLRTMPLTDPTPARELVSPDGSVFASTVDGNVVLRAVADNRTVPLTTDGTPEHEYRFDLVDPMLAMLGLGFPVCNWSPDGSRFAVHRVDNRGVHQSPQVHNLKREDEVVNRYHAQAGGRLERTTLHVLDVYGHDPVQLDLGDTTDIYPVHAAWLPDGAQLVVFLMSRDCRRAEVLLADAVTGATRSLFTEESETFVRIHHDVYFGKKIGLFLTPDGTRLLWLSERSGWKQLYLYDLDGTLIRQLTDGEWPVDYVHRVDGEYAYFTAHLDQDRPYDVHLARVPLAGGPVEQLSEQPGVHSAMFAPHGEVFVDTWSTPAEAPRSVLRRSDGSLVCELSAADTSRLNWVPPREFTAIAADGETELWGTLFFPVDFDETKQYPLIEHVYGGPQIAVAPHSFQGMFTTTAQALAQLGYVTFVVDGRGTPERSKAFHDVVYRDWAGGLVPDHAAVVEQLKARYAFLSEAKVGVTGHSWGGYSAFRLAAERPDVYTAAISSAPGFDPYSSVLYECYLGFPQTDAEAYREAALYPLADQLSAEFLIACGTIDHATWTDSVKMVDALIRAGKKHEFVLLSGQPHGYTSVHNSYFWRKAADFFRTHLTKENQ
- a CDS encoding SMP-30/gluconolactonase/LRE family protein; the encoded protein is MVERLAPPRTLLTGFAMVESARWHDERLWFAHWGAGEVIAVDADGTAEVMAEGPKQMGWAIDWLPDGRMLTTGPTLTRQETDGTQVTHCARSCGEIVVDPRGRVYINGFDFDFLGGGAPEPGWIDLVEPDGGHRRVAGGLEFPNGMVVTPDGATLVVSESFAGRLTAFDIREDGSLGGRRTWAEGLGPDGICVDADSGIWVQTADTAAHTGNPDAAAGACVRVLEGGEVTHRVETDPACFACTLGGPDGKQLFLLCNEFEGVDQMQAVQQRRSARILVTEAPVPRG